Proteins from one Oncorhynchus tshawytscha isolate Ot180627B linkage group LG16, Otsh_v2.0, whole genome shotgun sequence genomic window:
- the LOC112216035 gene encoding calcium/calmodulin-dependent protein kinase type 1B-like isoform X2 — protein sequence MPLGKEFRKKAEDITAVYDLREKLGEGSFSEVRVAQHRRTLKLVAVKCIRKRALKGKEAMLENEIAVLRRINHPNIVALEETFETSTKLYLVMTLVTGGELLDRILEKGSYTERDASRVIQQLLEAVQYLHQLGIVHRDLKPENLLYQTPSEDSKIVISDFGLSKMEEQGMLTTACGTPAYVAPELLQQKSYGKEVDLWALGVITYILLCGYPPFYDESESHMYRQIMKAEYEFDSPYWDEISNSAKDFIPHMLQKEPEERYNCEQALKHLWISGGAALEKNIHGSVSKQIQKNFAKSQWKVVTFNPWVEENLPRRIL from the exons ATGCCTCTGGGGAAGGAATTCAGGAAGAAAGCAGAGGACATCACAGCAGTGTATGATCTGAGAGAGAAGCTAGGAGA GGGATCATTCTCTGAGGTGCGCGTGGCTCAGCACCGCCGCACCCTGAAACTTGTAGCAGTCAAGTGTATCCGCAAGAGGGCGCTAAAGGGCAAAGAAGCCATGTTGGAGAATGAGATAGCAGTGCTACGCAG AATCAACCATCCCAACATTGTGGCATTGGAGGAGACCTTCGAGACATCTACAAAGCTTTATCTGGTTATGACTCT TGTTACAGGAGGCGAGTTGCTGGACCGTATTCTGGAGAAGGGGAGTTACACTGAGAGGGATGCCAGCCGTGTCATACAACAGCTTCTGGAGGCAGTCCAATACCTCCACCAGCTGGGCATCGTGCACAGGGACCTGAAG CCTGAGAACCTACTGTATCAGACTCCGTCGGAAGATTCCAAGATTGTCATCAGTGACTTTGGCCTGTCCAAGATGGAGGAGCAGGGGATGCTCACCACAGCATGTGGAACCCCTGCGTATGTCG CACCAGAGCTTCTGCAGCAGAAATCATATGGCAAAGAAGTGGATCTATGGGCTCTGGGGGTGATCACCTATATACT ACTCTGTGGCTACCCTCCGTTTTATGACGAGAGTGAGTCACATATGTACAGGCAGATCATGAAGGCTGAATATGAGTTTGACTCCCCGTATTGGGATGAAATCTCTAATTCAG CAAAAGATTTCATTCCGCACATGTTGCAGaaagaaccagaggagaggtacaatTGTGAGCAGGCCTTGAAGCATCTTTG GATATCAGGAGGAGCCGCTCTGGAGAAGAACATTCATGGATCAGTCAGTAAGCAGATCCAGAAGAACTTTGCTAAGAGTCAGTGGAAG GTTGTGACCTTTAATCCATGGGTAGAAGAGAATTTGCCCAGAAGAATCCTGTGA
- the ppp1r3da gene encoding protein phosphatase 1, regulatory subunit 3Da: MDWTIGKERIPSCNSELPKASKNASGTNLTINLNEMLRSKAAVERKRVPIRPPNPRAPAPRELEFSRGLSCEPMPKPIIRRRARSLSSSTEWKRHTRNVGVRFVDCLGLDLEDVKVFKTGEDPFVPQHVSFRLLMGAELAGGKNLEISLPYLKPVFPQQPGDRPEFFSRLRQQRVCLERVLCFDLGIIGITQVLNLHFEKEVSVRYSFTGWRCSSETKASWVSTTCKSWDGTQEQLNCDTFRFHLPVPPFLLPGAALEFAVRYKVSGKEHWDNNEGQNYKLVCHSYKLTVPKECEHSMVHFI; encoded by the coding sequence ATGGATTGGACTATTGGGAAGGAGAGAATTCCCTCATGTAATAGTGAACTGCCTAAGGCCTCAAAGAATGCCTCTGGAACCAACCTCACTATCAATCTGAATGAAATGCTTAGATCAAAAGCTGCCGTGGAAAGGAAACGTGTTCCAATCCGCCCACCCAACCCAAGAGCCCCTGCACCCAGGGAACTGGAGTTTAGTCGAGGCCTTTCGTGTGAGCCCATGCCCAAACCCATTATCCGAAGACGTGCACGatctctgtcctcctccacagAGTGGAAGAGGCACACTCGTAATGTTGGGGTGCGTTTTGTAGACTGTCTGGGCCTGGACCTAGAGGACGTTAAGGTTTTCAAAACCGGAGAGGATCCCTTTGTGCCACAACATGTCTCCTTCAGGCTTTTGATGGGTGCAGAGCTGGCTGGGGGGAAGAACTTGGAAATCTCGCTGCCGTATCTGAAGCCGGTGTTCCCTCAGCAACCCGGTGATCGACCTGAATTCTTCAGCCGCCTGCGCCAGCAAAGAGTCTGTCTGGAGAGGGTTTTGTGCTTTGACCTGGGCATCATCGGGATCACTCAGGTCCTCAACCTCCATTTTGAGAAAGAGGTGAGCGTGCGCTATTCTTTCACAGGATGGAGGTGCAGCTCAGAAACCAAGGCCTCCTGGGTATCCACCACCTGCAAGTCCTGGGATGGAACGCAGGAGCAGCTCAATTGTGACACCTTTCGTTTCCACCTGCCTGTTCCTCCCTTCCTGCTACCTGGAGCTGCTTTGGAATTTGCTGTCCGATACAAAGTGTCCGGGAAAGAGCACTGGGACAACAACGAGGGGCAAAACTATAAGTTGGTCTGCCATAGCTACAAGCTGACTGTGCCCAAGGAGTGTGAGCATAGCATGGTGCACTTTATTTGA
- the LOC112216035 gene encoding calcium/calmodulin-dependent protein kinase type 1B-like isoform X1 → MPLGKEFRKKAEDITAVYDLREKLGEGSFSEVRVAQHRRTLKLVAVKCIRKRALKGKEAMLENEIAVLRRINHPNIVALEETFETSTKLYLVMTLVTGGELLDRILEKGSYTERDASRVIQQLLEAVQYLHQLGIVHRDLKPENLLYQTPSEDSKIVISDFGLSKMEEQGMLTTACGTPAYVAPELLQQKSYGKEVDLWALGVITYILLCGYPPFYDESESHMYRQIMKAEYEFDSPYWDEISNSAKDFIPHMLQKEPEERYNCEQALKHLWISGGAALEKNIHGSVSKQIQKNFAKSQWKRAFNATMVVRHLSKKNLVVEEESKDKAKTKATL, encoded by the exons ATGCCTCTGGGGAAGGAATTCAGGAAGAAAGCAGAGGACATCACAGCAGTGTATGATCTGAGAGAGAAGCTAGGAGA GGGATCATTCTCTGAGGTGCGCGTGGCTCAGCACCGCCGCACCCTGAAACTTGTAGCAGTCAAGTGTATCCGCAAGAGGGCGCTAAAGGGCAAAGAAGCCATGTTGGAGAATGAGATAGCAGTGCTACGCAG AATCAACCATCCCAACATTGTGGCATTGGAGGAGACCTTCGAGACATCTACAAAGCTTTATCTGGTTATGACTCT TGTTACAGGAGGCGAGTTGCTGGACCGTATTCTGGAGAAGGGGAGTTACACTGAGAGGGATGCCAGCCGTGTCATACAACAGCTTCTGGAGGCAGTCCAATACCTCCACCAGCTGGGCATCGTGCACAGGGACCTGAAG CCTGAGAACCTACTGTATCAGACTCCGTCGGAAGATTCCAAGATTGTCATCAGTGACTTTGGCCTGTCCAAGATGGAGGAGCAGGGGATGCTCACCACAGCATGTGGAACCCCTGCGTATGTCG CACCAGAGCTTCTGCAGCAGAAATCATATGGCAAAGAAGTGGATCTATGGGCTCTGGGGGTGATCACCTATATACT ACTCTGTGGCTACCCTCCGTTTTATGACGAGAGTGAGTCACATATGTACAGGCAGATCATGAAGGCTGAATATGAGTTTGACTCCCCGTATTGGGATGAAATCTCTAATTCAG CAAAAGATTTCATTCCGCACATGTTGCAGaaagaaccagaggagaggtacaatTGTGAGCAGGCCTTGAAGCATCTTTG GATATCAGGAGGAGCCGCTCTGGAGAAGAACATTCATGGATCAGTCAGTAAGCAGATCCAGAAGAACTTTGCTAAGAGTCAGTGGAAG AGGGCGTTCAATGCCACAATGGTGGTGCGGCACCTCAGTAAGAAGAATCTAGTAGTAGAGGAGGAGTCTAAGGATAAGGCAAAGACCAAGGCTACACTGTAA